atgttcgcctacagaagaggaacaaatagGCCTTTGGTGTAGCGAAACCGTaagtttgataaaaataaatgaaattgattgcattttaatttttgcgtgttgtgtggggtgacatggaaacgtttctgtggggtgaattggttctacaggtttgagacttttctttggtctaattgattccagatgccgctgaattacaaaaagaggatgggcagacaacgttggaagaaggaggagcttggaaGTGCAAcgtaggccatcgagaacggattttctttgaccaaacaTTGCTACCTTGGCTACCATGACTGTTGATAGATCACAGTAGCCATGCCAGAAGCAGGAGTGACATGCTTTTCATGCCATACAAAAGCCAGAAAAGGATCCTCAAGCAAGTTCACCAAGGACATCCTGGCATCGAACGGGCAAAAGCTATCGCTCGTGGAATCGTTTTCTGGCCGACAATAGATGAAGACATCACCAACTACGTTCGTAGATGCCCAAGCTGTGCGAATGCTGCAAAATCTCCACCACATGCTCAACCACAACCGTGGCCTCGAGCTGAAGGACCCTGGCAACGACTCCACATCGATTTCGCTGGACCTGTGGATGGAGAATACTATTTAGTTGTGGTGGATTCTTTCTCAAAGTGGCCGGAAATACTGCAAACTCGTTACCCGACTACTTCCACAACGACCACATTTCTTCGAGAAAGCTTCGCAAGATTTGGAATTCCTACAGTCATTGTGTCGGACAATGGAAGCCAGTTCTCCAGTGCTGAATTCCGTGATTTCTGCGAAGAATTTGGGATCGTCCATTTCCGTACAGCTCCGTATCATCCACAATCAAACGGGCGAGCGGAGAGGTTTGTGGACACCTTGAAGagatcgctgaagaaaattgtcGACGGAGGAGAGAGGTCAACCCTTACTGCGCTTCAAACGTTCCTGTACGTCTACAGATCCACTCCATCAGCGGTTCTGAGTGGACAATCTCCAGCCGAGGTGATGCTTGGACGCAAGATGAGGACAACTTTGGACCTGTTACGACCGTCACTCAAACCAGAATTTCACCCGCAACATCAACCAGTCAAGCGAAGTTTCCTAGCTGGTGCTCGAGTTTATGCCAAAGTCTACTCTGCAAACGATAAGTGGAAGTGGATGCCCGGTGTTGTGCTCGAAGCTATTGGCAACGTAAACTACAACATATTATTGGACTGCCAAGTTGGTCGACGCAAAGTGCTACGTTTGCACATTGATCAACTCCGAACGGGAATGGAAGAAGTTGCTCTTGCACCAGCGCCATTATCCATCTTGATTGACGACTTTGGACTTACTCCAGCTGAACCAACACCTCAGCTGGACAGAACCCAATCTTCGGTCCAGAACGATCAACCATCACCTAATGAAGTCCTGAACTTGGATCAACCAACATCTGATGAGGAGCACGTTGAGTCAGCCGAGGTTCTTGATCTTCAAGATACGTTGTCGAGTGAAGGAGATGAAACTCTACTGTCAATGGATGTTCCCCAGCCGATTCTGACATCGACACCTTTGCAACGTCCCGTGCGATCAACCCGGCCACCAATCAAGTTTCAAGATTATCACTGCTACCAAATTAGAGGGGGAGATGCTACCTTGGCTACCATGACTGTTGATAGATCACAGTAGCCATGCCAGAAGCAGGAGTGACATGCTTTTAGATTTGTGCTTATTCTAGTTTTACCTCCCAACTAATAAAGACATGAAATCCTCAAGCTCTCATAATTTATTTGACTACTGAGAAGGTAACaaacatcaaaagtgtttgaaaatgctcgaccaacagtgaaaagattcatgcagaattcgatatggtgtcaatccaacttttctggtgtGGAAtttggccaagacacctggtatcgatcccaaaacattgttactgattgtaacattatcccaaaataccttacataaacataagtatgttttttttcgatgaaacacacacttgaCCAAATCCACACACTTGAccaaatgtccaaaaatcatctcttttattttatgatatatttggtagattgaagctttatataatgattaaacattatttattgagagaaaacaagtgtagctcagtatacaatgtgacattttttatttagaccgtattggtttggacatattaggcgatttgcttaggtggtccaaattccccccttttcccctactgtATGTTGAACCTTCTTACAACTTCTGGTAGAACGCTCGTCAACTGAGACTCGTGGACTTTATAGAATCCCTAGCACTCAATTTTTACGATTATTGTACAAACATCATATAAAACCTAACAAGCCATTTCAGATTTGATAATTGATTGAAACTACTTGATATAACaactttcttttctttctttcttctttctccaACATCCCATATTCAATACAATACCACCAAAATCGATTGGTGACAGAGAGTATTCGGCTGGTTTGGATCATATTTTATCCATCACCGTTCCCCATATAACCAACACACATTGAGCTTTCCTGAGTGTTGTGCTCAACCCAAGAATGTACCGGTAAGAGACGATAAAAACAGGCTGAAAcaagaaacagaaaaaaaataatatgaaacgAGCAAAAACCGCAAACTGGGAAGAACGAGAATAACAAATGATCCTGGAATGCTCGTGTTCAACACGATCTTGATGCTTGACCACAATCCGGGGTGAAACGGGCTTATTACATATCAAATGTGAACTGCGAAATATTTTCGGGGATTTTTTAAAACCGGTGATATTTTTCACTGTAATTAACGAATGTGATTTTACTCGTAATAAACGGCGAACACGTTTCAATCTTAGTTAAACTCGACCACGTGATAATATTCGCTCTGCGGATTGACACGTTTCTCTCATCCAAAGGTCACATCAACAGGATGCTGGAGAGTTACCACCTCGTTTTAACTGTTTTCTGTTCGGTGTCATTCAGGTGTGAAAAGAACCCTCTGATGGTCAGTCATCTGAAACGTCGTCCGAATCTATGGTTTCATATGCGTTTATGGagcattcgttttttttcatttggttcTCTTTGAACTCGTCTATTTATGTCTCATTTGTTTCGCTGGCGTTGGCTCGTGGTTGCTCTCTGCTTATGGGGTAAAAGAACCAGTAGATGGCTGTCTGGTGAGTTGTTTCATAGAGTTTGTCAAATATGTTGGCGCAAAAATGTATAGTTATGTGATTAGAGGTATTGATAATAGGGCATAATTAGAATAAGTTTACATTTTAAACTGTAGTTTTTTTCGTATTGTGTTTCTGTGGACGCCATTGTCTTGATAGAGGAAGTGAGGGTGAAAAGGCCCACATAtttaaggaatatgcccattttttgcgtccacataccgcttcaagttgttattgaaattttctcatgcgcACAAGAACATAATAAGAAACATATAATGAGGCCTGGGGTTGGTTAGGGTGGCGTATTTTTCTCGACTCTCGAAACCACTAGAAAAGCATTGAGGTGTTAAGGTCTATCAATTTcaataaacagaacattgtaagtcgtaaGACCAATGGCCGTTTTGTCTCCAACCAAAAATGTAATTTCTATGTGCATTTGTTgctgaaattaaacaaaatattaggttggggaatcagtaatccattatttttgggtgaaatttaaCACTATTTTTAATGTACttgggattgtccgatttgggtcaaatatgcaccgttttgttgtcattctaaaggtagcttcataatgtctctacaATACAAGTCttggtggtaatcgcttggtgtcaGGACCGGACTAGAtggtggccttgcgttgtcctgatggaacacaacacctcttttgTTCGTCAtttctgaacgtttctggtcaatcgcttgcTTCAAGTGATTCATTTGTTGACAGCAGAGATCAGAATGTattgtattgcactaaaaaaaagtattaaaaaatttaaaaaaatagtttttcttaaataaattaaattgcacgtattttactgttgcattattggcaccataaacaccattcacatttTCAGCGACCTAGCTTgtattttcgcctttataagaGAAAAAGTATAAAATATACCgagttttctctttgttgacctccattgtcctcactcacaactgaatggaacaaacaaaaaatacgtAGCTATACGTACGCGAAAAGAATTGTTTAATACATAAGATTCATTACGTCGGGGCttagaaaatttattcgttGTCACTTTTTTCACAGATGAAAGGGCTGTTCCTTAAATATTCTCCGCAAACGTGTAGACCAAATGTTTATtgtttcatgaattttattcgCAATACCCATTTTAactgattttcatttttcctgaaaTTGTAATTAAATCTGCTGAAGTTTTATCTTTACTCTTCATGCTCATGTAAATTTTGGTATTCAGTGGGAAAATTCTTGTGATATTCtttcttcaattgtttgatcCTTTAAAATCCGAGCATTTATGgccaactagctgacccggccaacttcgtctcgcctaattttttttgttatcaataccttcaaacattcacgttttcttactaagcgcaagttcatgggtctaatcgcagaactgttcattgattgatcttctaatcgaccccgttgaatttaccttttactacaaaattccagcacttctaccaaaactcatcattataatatcagattattttcagacattccagaggagggaggggtgtcatgccatcatagaaacatcatacccaaaaaccctcacatcccaaattgtgcttgattagttctcgagttatgcagaagtttttgtttcatttgtacggcagccccccttaggggGGGGAGTGTAttcactatagaaacgtttcgtgccctgtaaaatcttcacatgccaattttggttTCGTGTGCTTGATCAATTTTCgagaaatgtagaaatttgtgtttcatttgtatcgcagccctcctttagagagggggaagggtgTCGAACTATCATAGGAACGTTCACCgcccccaaaaacctctacataccaattctcatgccgatcggttcagtggtttccgagttcataagaatcagacagacagacagacagacagaaatccatttttatgtatatagattgctagattttttttattaaattcattaTAAAGGGGCGCTTCATCCGTAAAATTATACCTATGCGTCTGCCGTCATGAGGTCACCGTATCAGTACATTTCAACAATGGTTGTGGATAGTTGAAAAACTCGGCCAAATGACCCTGTCACCCTTACtcaaagatttatttattttgaatcagTTATGGAGAAGTTTCATGAAgacgaataattttttgtcaaattttgacagttGAACGCTgcaaaatttttaaaacggtttcaaaaacaacgaaaaaatatcaaattcatTCACAGTAACTTCTTCGTACGACAAACGTTTCGTCACATGGCACTGAGCGATTACCTCTAAGCTTCAAACGAATCACTTTCCAACTTGCtgcctattggcgatctaacgcaaaacgcaaacgatcggtgagacacctggattttgtttttgaactatgaaaatgatgctaatgtaacctaaaactcaaaaacaaatcacgaatattttacttccgggctttccaaggtagttctcacatgcaggaatcgtgcatttttctacttgtgtttgattgtgctctcgaatttccttctttaattcaaccattgtcaacatttttatagttttcactactgaaagaggtaaataaataacatgttatatataaaattgcgcagaattaaatttcttacaaattcatcgcaatcaaataatcttttatgattataacattgtaatttatggaaagaactacaaccttccataagctcacatagcAAATTTTTGAACCATcttcactttcaccgcagcgccgcctaggtgtagatttgtacgttagatcgcaaatagaaattagaaattttgccttactttttaaaatttttaacatacactgatagatatttttcattatcttctccTACATTTCAAGCATATATTCGCTGAactaaatgtttgttttttcatatttattcattgtattttgtTCCACTGTTtcgttttttctcttttttttgtttttctggtatGGGACGTTTTCCATGTGTTCCATGTGCCATGAAACTGACAGATTTCAGATAACTTGATTTCTTCAAAACTACATTGTGTCAGCCAGACCACTGCCGGCCGAATCGTGTCCACACTCTCCTGCGGAGCTGTTGGGGAAGGACCGATAAGCAACAGTCGATCACGTGCTTCACAGCAGGAATCTGCTTAATTCCTCACTactggtgtcaaaccaccatagaaacatttatagcaccctacatgccacatttggttccatttgcttgattagttctcgaattatgcagaaatttgtgtttcatttgtattgctgcccccctttagagaggtgggaggagtgtcgaacaaccataaaaacgtttatcgatccctaaaacgtAAATATGCTtagtttgattgtttgattagttctctagTTGGTCAGCACCCTCCTGCCCCGTCTTTCGAGAGGGGAATGGAGTGTCaagccaccgtaaaaacatttcttgctcccttaaacctccacatgccaaatttggtttcatttgcttgattaattctcgagtaatgcagaaatttgtgtttcatttgtatggcagcccccccttagagaggagggtggagtgtctaaccaccatagaaacatttattgcaccctaaaacctttatatgcctgatttggtttcatttgcttgattcattctcgagtaatgcagaaatttgtgtttcatttgtatggaagcccccgttcagagagggggaggagtctcaaactatcacaagAACCCTCGCCGGCCCCTAAAACCCCTACACACCAatattcatgtcgatcggttcagtagtttccgagtccataagaatcagacagacagacagaaatccatttttgtatatatagatGAATCCAAAGTGTTAGAAATCCTGACAattggattttgattttgtgTTATACTTTCTAGCAATTTGATCATTTCTACCTGGTTGGCCATCATTAACATTTACCTGTTTTTTCTATTTCTACAAATTTATGCTCCCAACTTATTGTAAATCTACAATTATTTGATTTGCAAAACTGCATTGCAAAACGTACCATTTTGTCTGTCTTTTGTGCAGACTTGGGCAATTATACTCAATCGAAAAGTTCCTAGTAATGTAGTTATTTTTGATACAAATTATATTGAGTAGGTCTGCATCTTGCTTCTGACGAAGTTAGCTGATCATAAACAATAACTTTCCCAACTAGTTAGTAGCAGTTTTGGCTGTTTTTTATGCCACACCGTCGATATGAGAGCAAATTTGTCAGTCCGCAAATGCTGGGTTTGCTCATCTCTTCTGTCAAAACGAATAAGTCGCATAACTTCTGAGAAACAATTTCTGTTCTTTTCTTTTTCCATATAATGGGACGGTTAAATTTCTTGTTCGATATGCATCAGGTGCATATAAAATTGCATCTAAATCTCACAGAAGCATCTAATATCTAAATCTGTAGAAATTAGGGGTCGCGCATAAATtatgtaacgctaaaaatgcggtTTTTGTACCACTTAGGGAACATCTGAAAACGGTCTGTAATCGGCTGTTGGACGAAGATTCCATTTGATGTCGGAACAGGAGCACGGCATACGGTCTTTGCGAATGCATCTCTCGATTCTACCAAACAACTGTTTGCTATTCGTGGTTCTCCAGTTGGACTCGTACACCAAGGAGCTCAAAATCCCGAAGAAATCTTTGATTGGGTGACACTGAGACATCGATTCGTTTATTCGATTCGATTATTGAAAAACAATCGTTCctgaattgttgggaagggggttattaaagggtgtgtcacatcaaattgcatcacggaaaaaacgctgtagaaatttaatttttaggaattatatcttcagctttcgcttataatcagataagagtgtttagatcacgttggccatgcttcactgtcaatttttcgtaaatttggaaaaatgtcgtcgaacgaaaaagagcgtcgtgaattaatcctgtgcattcatttcgagaatccggagttgtcacatcgggacatcggtaagatgctgggaatcgtccaatccacggtcagcagaatattaaaacgatacttcgagaacttaaccatcgaccggaaggtgaagaacggcaaaaatggatgcttcgtcagtgaaaaagatcacaagcgcgtagttaagcagtttagacgtgatccgagaagttcggtccgggatgtcgccaataagctgaatttgtcaagttcattcgtccagcggaccaagcagcgggagggcctgcgtacatacaaggttcagaaggcaaaacatggtggggaagacgcgagcccggaagctgtacaccgaaatgctgacgaagccgcattgcctgataatggacgacgaaacttacgtcaaagcggactttcgtcagcttccgggcctgttgttcctctccgcagaggacaaattcagcgttccggaggagattcgcaagcagaaactatccaagtttgccaaaaagtacatggtgtggcaagcgatctgctcttgcggaaagcggagcgcccccttcgtgataaccggcacggtaaacgggcaggtttaccttaaggagtgcctacagaagcgcttactaccactattgaagcagcacgagggcccgaccatcttctggccggatctcgcttcgtgccactattcaaaggacgtgttggagtggtacgaagccaacggggtcaccttcgtgccaaaggaaatgaacccgcccaacgcaccggagcttcgcccaatagagaaatattgggcgattatgaagcaggtcccCCGGAAGAACcccaaagttgtcaaatcggaggcgaacttcaagagaaaatggatttctgttcaaaaaaaactacaacctgacgttgtacagaatcttatggacggggtaaagaggaaggtgcgagcatacgggcttgggctcgacgtatgaataaaaagaaaatgccaaaagttgtttaatagtttttattttactgtctaaaattttcaaaaggatcggtctattgggcgaatttttacagcgttttttccgtgatgcaatttgatgtgacacaccctttatattgatctacgggaagagacgaatacaacaaaatacagaaggctcaaatcggatcatcccttcttcgggttatccgcttaccaacagattttgtcttacatttttatttatatagattttgtgGACTTTGTGGTAAATTAATACCTGGAGAGGAATTATTTTTCATGCTGCATACGACACATGTCTTTATAGATTAAACTATAAATTGTTGGTACTCATGAGTCTTTCATTAAGGACCTGTCAACGGTGGGTTCGTTGGACCCAATTTTCCACTATTTGGCCACGCATTCCGACCGGAAAGTTACGAATTTCGCGATGGATGTTGTAGACCAGTTACCTGACATAGGCCCATGAAAAGAAATCCAATGACGTCAAATCGCATGAACGAGGACAAAAACAATAATACATATTTTCTTGTTAACAAAGTCATTTAGCCAGAAATAAACATCATAACTGAagattttagaggcgaatgaactgcaaagtttaaagcctcttaaaaacaatgaATCAATCAATAACTGAAGATGATTttgatttcataattttttccaaGATTCGTCAGGTCCCAAAAGGGGAAGTTTCGGCACTTCAAATGATCAAGTAGCTTTAGTTCTTGAATCAATTTGATCTTCTAAGGTTGTAGCCCAAGATCTTTACGCAAAATACGCCATAATGAGGTTTGGGAGATGCCCAATTTTTGAGAACGCCGTGCAATTGACAGatcatttgaatgttttaagGGTACACGAATACACAAAACTAACAAGTCGCTAATGGTATTTGACTTTTCAGACCAAAAATTCTATCGATTCGATATCAATGAAAGTTCCATAGCATTTAATGACAACTGTTTCCTGATCCGAGGGAAACAACATTACGTTTGCCTTAATATGATTACTGACACACCAGCAAACTATGCATGTTTTGTTAATTTTCTTAACATTGTTATGTTTTCAAGTACTGTTGACTATTATTCATATGACAACGGGCAAACGTCCACATTCTTGGTATGATCGCTATTTCTAGTAGAGTCCAACATTTTGTGAGGTTATCATCGGTCAGGAGAtcgcacacacatacacacccgCTAATGGCATCTCCGGATAAAACCGGACCAAAAACCAGAGACAAATGGGAGTAGTAAATGAGCGACAAGAGCGCGAGAGAGCCATGAAAAAGAAGAGAGGATGCATCAACTCCAACTCCATCGCGCTTACCAGGTTTCAGTGGGTTAAGCCTAAACTGCTTGTCCGAAGTGACGCTAGTATTGAAGCGACAGGTAGAGTTTCAACATTGCTCGGTAGAGTTTAGTCGGTGTTTCGCTCAACACGCGGGTTTCTCTCGATTAGCTGAAATCAAGGAAGTGACGGAGAAGGGAACGAAGGAACGACAacgtaataaaaataataatattcaaTACAGACATCCGAGGCTCTGTCCATAGTGCATTCTTTGGTGCTGGTTCTGAAAGTGAGGAAGCAAAGTTGTGTGACGGTTTGTGTGCAGGTGCAAGAAGAAAGGTGGTCACCTCGAATTTCTACCAGTTTCGCGAGTGGCTGGCTATTTcaatcggcaaaaatcttacAAATTTGTCGTGTGGATTCAGTGCTACTACATCGAAACGAGAAGGTAAGTGGTTGACCTGGCGCTGTGATGTTAAATTGTTGTAAACGGCTGTATAGAAGGTACGGTTCAGAAGATAATTACATGCTCAAAGTGCGATTTCAATATCCATCATCTTACGAAGAAGCCATTAGGGTTGAGCTATGAACCGCACGCAATTGCATACACACGGTGACCTTAAGGTTTTTCAGTTCAATAGGAGTATGCCCGTCACTGACCGCCTGACTTTGAACATTCACAAAAACCGGTTgtaattgaaattattcaattccACCAATGGTGCGTTTTGCGTAATGTTAAGTCGCGTTCGTCGGATTATTGGACATTAGAATCAAGTTCATATTGTTTATCATTTCTAGACTAGATTAAAACTAATTATCTTAAaagtgatttttattttcataagaGTAATAATTGATCGCGAGTAGTGAATTAGAAGTTGAGTATTATTTACACCTTCTACTTACATTTCACGCGATTGAAGGTCAGTACGCAGTAAAATGGACAGATCAACAACAATGAACAACTCCGTGTTGAAATTGACTATTTAAGAATTATGCCAAATCAACGTTAAAGAAAGTGTGCATCGAACAAACGAATTACGCAAGTGGCGCCAAGCAGCCTTGTAAACAGTCTCagcaataaacaaataaatccaGAACAATTATGCAATATTATTGATTGATTCCATCATCGATTCGTGAGTGCTCTAAAGTGCTCTGTAATCTACTTtgttcaatttgtgtttcttcttTTGCAAAGCCCAATTTGCAGGGgatttttcagtggaatttttTGCCAGTCTGCTCTACATTTTTGTGTTACATATTATTCTCTCATAAAAAGCAATACGCGAAATGGAGAGTTTTTTCGGTTAGAAATAATTACTCGAAGATGTCGCTGAAGTTTGGTCAAATACGCTAAGTAGGACTTTGATCGTGCaaggaaaaataacagaaatgtCAATATTgacagaattgagcaatgtcaTGCGGTTATGCAAGGAATCATGGCAATGTTATTGTTATGTTAAATTGCGATGCTCAATTTGAATTCAAATATTTTCGCAGTGAATTCAAAATAGTTCCTTTGAAGAAAGATTGTGGCACAGACCGCAGAGGACCGGTTTTTGTCGGAATATGAAGGGAATCATGAGGCGCTGGTGCGGCCTCGAATCAACTATGCCTCGCTCAATTGCTCAGATTcgaagtaaaaaaaacatgcttGGCATCCTGATTAACTTCTGTTTACCGCGTTGGTTTAGTTGAGAGATGGAAAAGTTTGACGCAACCAGTTGAGGTTCTAGGGACTGGACCGGAACTTTGACGCCCGGGTCAAAATTTTCCAC
The Toxorhynchites rutilus septentrionalis strain SRP chromosome 2, ASM2978413v1, whole genome shotgun sequence genome window above contains:
- the LOC129765619 gene encoding uncharacterized protein K02A2.6-like, which codes for MLFMPYKSQKRILKQVHQGHPGIERAKAIARGIVFWPTIDEDITNYVRRCPSCANAAKSPPHAQPQPWPRAEGPWQRLHIDFAGPVDGEYYLVVVDSFSKWPEILQTRYPTTSTTTTFLRESFARFGIPTVIVSDNGSQFSSAEFRDFCEEFGIVHFRTAPYHPQSNGRAERFVDTLKRSLKKIVDGGERSTLTALQTFLYVYRSTPSAVLSGQSPAEVMLGRKMRTTLDLLRPSLKPEFHPQHQPVKRSFLAGARVYAKVYSANDKWKWMPGVVLEAIGNVNYNILLDCQVGRRKVLRLHIDQLRTGMEEVALAPAPLSILIDDFGLTPAEPTPQLDRTQSSVQNDQPSPNEVLNLDQPTSDEEHVESAEVLDLQDTLSSEGDETLLSMDVPQPILTSTPLQRPVRSTRPPIKFQDYHCYQIRGGDATLATMTVDRSQ